The following are encoded together in the Thermoanaerobaculia bacterium genome:
- a CDS encoding DUF4956 domain-containing protein, with amino-acid sequence MFDSLFSLVTDVSAYHIILNIAAAALLGIFVAFIYRATVKNGLPSISLTHTLIILAMVTAMVMMAIGDSIARAFSLVGALSIIRFRTVVKDNRDTAFVFFALAAGIACGVSSTHLALIGTLTIGLLILIIFRTGLGQNGGRDFLLKIRAQPDDSEHPVYQSTFDSYLASHSLLHVRSFQLGNILELTFQVKLRRKESNKALVSELSTLEGVERVTLISSEEDETP; translated from the coding sequence ATGTTTGATTCCCTATTCTCCCTCGTAACCGACGTGAGCGCATACCACATTATCCTCAACATTGCGGCCGCAGCTCTGCTGGGCATCTTTGTCGCTTTTATCTACAGGGCAACCGTAAAGAACGGCCTCCCCTCGATCTCATTGACTCACACGTTAATCATCCTGGCGATGGTTACGGCGATGGTCATGATGGCGATCGGAGACTCCATCGCGCGTGCCTTCAGTCTCGTGGGCGCCCTTTCCATCATCCGATTCCGCACGGTCGTGAAAGATAACCGTGACACGGCATTTGTCTTCTTTGCCCTGGCCGCGGGAATTGCCTGCGGGGTCAGCAGCACACACCTGGCTCTGATCGGGACACTGACGATTGGCCTTCTGATTCTGATTATTTTCCGCACCGGACTCGGACAAAACGGAGGGCGTGATTTTCTTCTCAAGATACGGGCTCAGCCGGATGATTCGGAACACCCGGTCTATCAGTCGACCTTCGACTCCTACCTTGCATCTCACTCTCTACTCCATGTCCGATCGTTTCAGCTTGGGAACATCCTTGAACTGACCTTCCAGGTAAAACTTCGCAGGAAGGAATCCAATAAAGCCCTGGTCAGTGAGCTGTCCACCCTTGAGGGTGTCGAACGGGTTACCCTCATTTCCAGCGAGGAGGATGAGACCCCATAA
- a CDS encoding polyphosphate polymerase domain-containing protein yields MTMGINQNPDVCQNRIEFKFPLEENRIGELRHRLAPHVEADPYSAVRPDGMYTVRSIYFDSPGRLFYWQKIDGLRVRKKIRLRTYNHPGEIVPLIMEIKHRVNQRIIKERILLPRERLTIPDLLLCAVSESNGTWTYRNHRTLDKIRFLVQRLNLRPTLLVTYEREAYFAREDSNVRITFDRNIRTRFVSATRDIFSESSMNPLFPGFSVLECKFCGLVPGWLKTVLGECGLFRRSVSKYCSGIDLCDMDRPDAIRSTA; encoded by the coding sequence ATGACCATGGGTATCAATCAGAACCCAGACGTTTGCCAGAACCGGATCGAGTTCAAATTTCCCCTGGAGGAGAATCGAATCGGGGAGCTGAGACACCGCCTGGCGCCTCACGTGGAAGCGGACCCGTACAGTGCCGTACGACCCGATGGCATGTACACTGTGCGCAGTATCTATTTCGACTCCCCGGGCCGTCTCTTTTACTGGCAGAAGATCGATGGATTGAGGGTCCGGAAAAAGATCCGTCTTCGCACCTATAACCATCCAGGAGAAATCGTTCCCCTGATCATGGAAATCAAACACAGGGTGAACCAGCGCATCATTAAGGAGCGGATCCTCTTACCCCGAGAGCGGCTAACTATTCCTGATCTCCTGCTTTGTGCCGTTTCCGAATCCAACGGCACGTGGACCTACCGTAACCACCGGACTCTGGATAAAATCCGATTTCTTGTTCAGCGCCTCAATCTTCGTCCGACCCTTCTCGTCACCTACGAGAGGGAAGCCTATTTCGCAAGGGAAGATTCCAACGTCCGAATCACCTTTGACAGGAACATCCGGACACGGTTTGTGTCGGCGACCCGGGATATCTTCAGCGAATCCTCTATGAACCCCCTCTTCCCCGGCTTTTCGGTCCTGGAATGCAAATTCTGCGGTCTAGTCCCTGGATGGCTGAAAACGGTCCTGGGGGAATGCGGCCTGTTCCGACGATCCGTTTCCAAGTATTGTTCGGGAATTGACCTTTGCGACATGGATCGTCCGGACGCCATTCGATCCACTGCCTGA
- a CDS encoding CotH kinase family protein — protein MKWMLTPFFFLSALSVLGNPVQVQDEASAFFDDSFVHEIRITFDNPDWYQVLYASHANDPEDPYFPARLSCDGVTLDPVGVRFKGNSSFGIPGVKKSIKIDFDEYDEDNDELAFFGLKKLNLNNGFKDPTLLREKLFLDFTSSFMPAIRAVHVRVYINDIYWGLYTAVEQVDKTFAQSRFGESEDGNLFKAAASDDLDAPQSDFGSDLTWEGWDPDPYHDHYQLKTNEEADDYSGLIEFIDVLNHADPGDLPFRLDPIFNTRMALISLALNNLFVNLDAYNGSAHNYFLYDRDDTGRFVHLHWDTNEAFGRFLMSVTPGEDPLEMDPFWLPSPIGPPGQTVAQERPLMENLWANPGLQNQYLCDLQSFLNQGFSADLFEVRIHELADLIRPDVYADGNKMYSNAAFEQNLAQDVVDGRDTIYGLLHFVQARASFLSSYLTSTSPACGGNLPTISHTAHTPDPPQPGQAVTITTQVTASSTLAGPCLLYRTLTGDFVCLTMFSSGGNQFQTAIPGQPEGTTIEYYILVIDENGNQSRDPEEAPESVYSYTVGTYSAIVFINEVMADNDSTITDPDGNGGYPDWFEIYNPGVLDIDLGGMYLTDDPTDPTAWQVPTGVVVEAGGFILFWADNDEEQGPTHTSFKLSADGESVGLFDTDGTTLIDLITFGPQSSDISYGRSVDGGPNWVFFDHPTPGTSNGAGRSHNRPFEGP, from the coding sequence ATGAAATGGATGCTCACCCCGTTCTTTTTTTTATCCGCACTTTCCGTACTGGGGAACCCGGTGCAGGTCCAGGACGAGGCGTCCGCCTTTTTTGACGACAGCTTTGTCCATGAAATCCGGATCACCTTTGACAACCCCGATTGGTACCAGGTTCTCTATGCCAGCCATGCCAATGATCCCGAGGACCCTTACTTTCCCGCCCGGCTCTCGTGTGATGGTGTCACGCTCGATCCCGTAGGCGTAAGGTTCAAGGGAAACTCTTCGTTCGGAATTCCGGGGGTAAAGAAATCGATCAAGATCGATTTCGACGAGTACGACGAAGACAACGATGAACTGGCCTTTTTCGGACTTAAGAAGCTGAACCTGAACAACGGATTCAAGGATCCCACCCTCCTTCGGGAAAAGCTCTTCCTCGATTTCACTTCAAGTTTCATGCCCGCCATCCGGGCAGTCCATGTTCGTGTCTATATCAACGACATTTACTGGGGGCTGTACACGGCCGTGGAGCAGGTGGACAAGACCTTTGCGCAGAGCCGGTTCGGGGAAAGTGAAGACGGAAACCTCTTCAAGGCCGCAGCCAGCGATGACCTGGACGCCCCCCAGAGCGATTTTGGTTCCGACCTGACCTGGGAAGGATGGGACCCCGATCCCTACCATGATCACTACCAGCTGAAGACTAACGAGGAAGCGGACGATTATAGCGGACTGATTGAATTTATCGATGTCCTGAACCATGCGGATCCCGGGGACCTTCCCTTTCGGCTCGATCCGATCTTCAACACCCGGATGGCCCTGATTTCACTGGCTCTGAATAATCTCTTTGTCAACCTGGATGCCTACAATGGATCCGCACACAATTACTTCCTTTACGATCGTGATGACACAGGCCGTTTTGTCCACCTTCACTGGGACACCAACGAAGCCTTCGGCCGATTCCTGATGTCCGTGACCCCAGGTGAGGATCCCCTCGAGATGGACCCGTTCTGGCTCCCCTCCCCGATCGGCCCTCCCGGGCAGACCGTGGCCCAGGAGCGCCCTCTGATGGAAAATCTCTGGGCCAATCCCGGATTACAAAACCAGTACCTCTGCGATCTTCAGTCCTTTCTGAACCAGGGTTTTTCCGCCGACCTTTTCGAGGTCCGTATTCATGAGCTGGCGGATTTAATCCGGCCGGATGTGTACGCGGATGGAAACAAGATGTACTCCAATGCCGCCTTCGAGCAGAATCTCGCGCAGGATGTCGTGGATGGCCGGGACACGATTTACGGACTACTTCACTTTGTCCAGGCCAGGGCTTCCTTTCTTTCTTCCTATTTGACTTCCACCTCCCCGGCGTGCGGTGGGAACCTGCCGACCATCTCCCATACGGCCCACACACCGGATCCGCCCCAGCCGGGCCAGGCCGTAACGATTACCACACAGGTCACAGCTAGCAGCACGCTTGCAGGCCCTTGCCTTCTTTACCGGACGTTGACAGGAGACTTTGTGTGTCTCACGATGTTTTCTTCGGGAGGGAACCAGTTCCAGACTGCGATCCCCGGGCAGCCGGAGGGAACAACCATTGAGTATTACATCCTGGTCATCGATGAAAACGGAAACCAGTCCCGGGATCCCGAGGAAGCCCCCGAATCGGTTTATTCTTATACTGTGGGGACCTATTCAGCCATCGTTTTTATCAACGAAGTCATGGCAGACAACGATTCGACCATCACGGATCCGGACGGCAACGGAGGATACCCGGACTGGTTTGAGATTTACAACCCTGGCGTATTGGACATCGATCTTGGGGGAATGTACCTCACCGACGACCCCACAGATCCGACCGCGTGGCAGGTTCCTACGGGCGTCGTCGTGGAAGCCGGAGGATTCATCCTTTTCTGGGCGGACAACGACGAGGAGCAGGGCCCGACCCACACCAGTTTCAAGCTCTCCGCCGATGGGGAATCTGTGGGACTTTTTGACACCGACGGCACAACACTGATCGACCTGATCACCTTCGGCCCTCAGTCTTCCGACATTTCCTACGGGCGAAGCGTCGACGGCGGACCGAACTGGGTTTTCTTTGACCATCCGACTCCCGGAACATCCAATGGAGCGGGCAGAAGCCACAACCGCCCCTTCGAGGGTCCATGA
- a CDS encoding 4a-hydroxytetrahydrobiopterin dehydratase, producing MTTLSKESCEACRADAPVATREEMDRLLPLIPEWTVVSEEDIPRLQRTFTFPDFAEALAFTNRVGDIAEQEGHHPALLTEWGKVTVTWWTHKIRGLHRNDFIMAARTDEVYLSR from the coding sequence ATGACCACATTGAGCAAAGAATCGTGCGAAGCGTGCCGGGCCGATGCTCCGGTCGCAACCCGGGAGGAAATGGATCGCCTCCTGCCCCTGATTCCTGAATGGACCGTCGTTTCGGAGGAAGATATTCCCCGATTACAGCGGACCTTCACATTCCCGGATTTTGCAGAAGCCCTGGCCTTTACCAACCGTGTCGGCGACATCGCGGAACAGGAAGGCCACCACCCGGCACTTCTGACCGAGTGGGGAAAGGTGACTGTCACATGGTGGACACACAAGATCCGGGGCCTCCACAGAAACGACTTCATCATGGCTGCAAGGACGGACGAGGTCTACTTGTCACGCTAG